TGTCCACAAGGACAGTTTTTTCAACATAGGTAGCCGGTAAGCTGGAGCTCCATATGTAATCTGCATTTATAGAACCAAGTCAGGATGTACAAATGAAACTTCTGACAAGTATACTCCAGGTGTGAAAGAGCGAAAGAACAAAGATCAAGGTTTTCGTACCAGAATGTACACTCCATTACCCTTGAGGACCCTGACAGTGGCATTAACTGATATGATATATGGTGACCAGATCAAAAAAGGAAAAACTGAACACATTGAACTAAAACAATTTTACAAGTTTGTTAATAGATACCTTCCTACCTCCTCTAGCATTTTAGACGCATTTTCTAGCGAATTATGGCCACACTGAAGATACAAGTATCTAGTGAGTAACCGCAATCATCTCTAAGCAGACATTAACTTTCTTTtatgaaatataaaataaaatactcACCATAATAGAGTCCGGAGTTCCTGAAGATATCaaacacaaaacaaacaaaagttaaCAGTAGATAAGATCTCCAGCCGATACAGGTCTGGAACTTCAGAATGAAGGCCAAGCGCAAAGTAAAAGCACAGCAAGTACTAAAAGGATTGGGAAAATGCAGTACCTTTATCTAGAACAGCATCAAAAGACCCTGATTCAAAACCACTCATATCTCGAACATCCATTTGAATATCTACCAAGTGTTCAGGAAAGCTAGAATTGCGGAACCCACATGCCCAAATCTAgcatgatttcaacatcatctacAATTTATGCGTGCGAAATTTGGAAGCACCATTCACCCAAAGTTTAATAAGATCACCACCAATAAGGCAAATAACATAAGAGTAGGATACATTTGAGAGCAGGAATGTCTTGATACTTTGTTTGCATAGCTTCAATCACCACCGACGAAATATCGATGTTTACAATATCCTCAAACCCATCATTAGCCATGTCTTCACTGATAGCTGTATGATCATGTTATTCACTAATGCAACAACCATTCAACGAATCCTTAAAATCCTATTCAATTATGAATTTTACTAAATAGCTGAACAATCTATCTATCTTAAAATGAAACGaaatttggatacaaaatcaaaaCCCCACAAATAATTTTGGTAAATTAAAGGCTGAAAATGATGAATCTTAAGCAATAACTAACCTGCATTACTACATCCAATGACAAGAACACGATTATGTAGAGGTacatagagatgaagaagaggagataAAGCTGGATATTTTTGGTACCAATCAAATGGTCCTGGATCTTGTGTGTACGATGCTTGTGTTGTCGTCCCCAatgtcatcttctttcttttccctgtctggtatttttgtttttgtttttacagTTTTGTTATTGGAAATGGAAATGATTGGGAAAGAGGAAAAATGGTAGATAGTGACAACATACTCGTGGAGACTTATGTTTGTGTTAGATCAGAAGATAACTTTTTGAGTCACCGACAAACAATagttccccaaaaccaaccctcgAATTTAGAGTCATCGCAATCAAATTGTTCAAGTCAACGAGGTAAATAAATGAATTTGGATTATGAAGCAGTGATGGGTTGGATCACTATAGATTTTAAGTCGCTGTGCCAGATTATGGCTATCGTGCAGATCTTGcatgtttttgttccatcttccATGACCACAATTGGGTTGCACATGGTAAAATAGCAACAAATTTGGAGATGAAGTCTTCCAAACATGCAGTCGATGTCAAGTTTAGGCGGCGTGACAACCTCTTTTCCATGAATGaagatttttaatttttgagtGTGGACTGGACGATTTAATTCTCCGGCAAATGTTAACAGGagtaattaaataattaattttttatctGGGATTTAGATATTTTCATTGGAATTttagatatattgagaatgtacATCTCCATTATCGATAACGGGTAAATTTACATTTAATAACCCTAATTTAGTTCGTCTAGTTTACTGTTGGTTGTTTTTATGTTTCCATTAAAAAGAAAATCAACAGACTAGATTATAATTTCTACTCGTTTATTTACTGAATCACTAGTTTTTCTTTCtaagaaaattattattttttgtcatGTAGTGAATGATCCAGACTCAAAAGATCTTAATAAGACCTTCATATAGGATGATTTTTACCTTGATCccaagcattggagatgctctaagggtATACAAGGTAAGAGGACCCTAATTCTCAAAACGAAGTTAAAGTCACAAACTCTCAagattttttaatttacacaacattggttatataacccataaattttttttttctgtgagTAAAAGACAGGTAAAATAAGATATTGTTTAATAACGAAGATTCTCTTTTCACTTAATAATTTTGTCTTTTGATGTAATTATTTCAAATAATGAACTAAACTGCCCTTACAATAAGCTTTCTTGTGAATGGAAGTTCTACTGAAAAGTTTAAACCTCCAAAATGCTTGAGGCAAGGAGATTCTTACCTTCTTTTCTGTTTTTGTTGGTGGTGGAGATTTTGTCAAAACTTATTGATGATGCAGTTTTGAGGAAGCAAATAAAGGGTTTTGAGGTTTTGGAAGAGGGGATTATGATATCACATCTGCAATTTGCAAATGATACTTTGCTATTCGTGGATGTTAAGGAGGAAGAGGTAAGAAGATTGCTGCCTATACTTAATTCTTTTGAGCTTTTGACAGGAATAAAGTTTAACTTGGAGAAGAGTACAATGATTAGTGTAGGTGCTGATGATGTAGTTGATTCTCATGCACTGGAATTGGGTTGTAGAGTGGAGAAACCTCCTTTTAAGTATCTGAGGTTGCCTACTGGTGCTACTGCTAGATGCACTGTTTGGGATGAAGTACTCAAAAGAATGGAGGTGAAATTATCTTCTTagaaggagaaatttctttcaaaGTCTGGGAGGTTGGTTCCAATAAGAAGTTGTCTATCAAGCTTGCATGTGTACTTTATGTCATTAATTCCTTTTCCTGTGTGTGTGGagaagatgaatagaattatgAGAAGATTTTTGTGGGATTGAGTTGATGATAAAAGGAAAATGAGCTGGGTTTCTTGGTTGAAGATTTGTAAGCCAAAATCTTTAGGTGGTTTAGGAGTTAAGAACTTGAAGTGTACCAGTAAGGCTCTTAAATCTAAATGGATATGGAGATATGAAAATGAGATGAAAGCTTTATGGAAGGAAGGTGGTTCAGCAAAAACTCAAAAATAGTGAAGATGTTTGCTTACCTACTAATGATGATGATGCTCAGGGGAGAAGTAACTGGAAGTGTATTTTGAAGTCTTCTGAATTTATGGAGGAACATGTAAGTTTTAAAGTAAATAATGGGAAATATATAAGATTCTGGCTAGACAATTCGACAAATACTGGTACTTTGAGATCTAAATATCCTGCAATTTATAAATTTTGCAGTAGGAAAAATGCTTTTATTTCTGATGATTGAGGAGTGGAGATTGCAGTGTCAGGTAAGGAGGAGGTTTTGAACAGTTGGAATGTGACTTTTTATGTAATGAATTAGGTCATGTGCATGGATTGAATGGGGAAGCATATGTTGTGGAGATTATGGGAGGATTTATAGTTAAGAAGTGATATGATTTTTTAGTACAAGAGGATGTTGTTTGTGACTTTAATAAGTATTTGTGGAAGAATGGTATTCCTCAAAAGGTGAGTTTCTTAATTAGGGAAATATTTCATGATTCTTTGCCAACTTATCCAATACTCAGTCACAGAGGAATGCACTTTGAAGATGTGAAATTTTTGTTTTTGCAAAGGGGAGGAGGAAACTACAAATCATCTTATACTCAGGTGTCCATTTGCATTTAAAGTTTGGTCTTATTTCATTAAGGCTTTTCAGGTCTCTTGGGTATTTCCTGACACAGTCATGAAGAACTTTGAATCATGGAGGATGAATATTggtacatgaaaataattaaacCTAAAAAGGGTTTCCCCCTAGCCTACTAAGGATTCCTCCTAAGAAGAAGGAACTTGGGGACTAGGTCCAACCCATAGGATAATGGATGAACCTAGCGCAAGAAGGAGAATCTTAAAATATAGTTGTGTCTCATCCCTAACAAAATGGGCATTTTCCTATTTCCTTGATAACTTGGAAAAGAGGAAAGTGGTAGTTTTATAATATATTAACCTTATGAGTGTTTATTCATAAGGAGGAGAGGAAGgattattataaaagggaaagAAAGGTGACTTAGTAAGGGACCCCAAattcatctctttctctctcttcttctcattctctCTCCATTCACCTCTAATGGGGTGGGCTTGCTATGCCTTGGACTTACTTCTCCTTCCACTTATAGCCTATCaacattgcgaccacagtgggagaggTTTAGTCTCTCGACCCATCTGTTCAATTCTCACAATATGTTTTTTTCTCTCACCGTCACTTTCCTTACTCTCCACAAGCCGCGTCATCCATCCCAACTAACAACTACATTTGTGTCCATCACTCGTAGTACCAGTACATCTCAAGACTACACCATCCGGAATCCCAATTCTTCTCTCATCCGCAATAATCTTCACAACTCTGCTAACACGACCAAACCTTAGCAACAAATCATCGTCACCCATCATCAACAGAAATCTACAGGAGCAGCTACAACCATTACTTCCTTGAATCTGAAGAATCTACACCAAGATCAACCTGGGTGATCTTCTAACCTTCCGAGAAGCTTCGTTATTTCCGCTCACTTACGCCACGTTACACTAGTAACCGCTTCATCCCCTACGATTGCATCTAACTACATCAACATCGCCTCCCTCTTCTTTGCTTGTACATGAAGAAATAACCAAATCGAGCACCAACCAAATCCAGATAGGAAATCGACTACCATCGACTCCGAGGAGCAACATCCAATCGATTAACTTGATATAGAAAAGCTCCGCGCTAAACATCGCCACTTCACCACATCAGCGCTGCTGAACTACATCAACCTCGTCCGCTACAACATGGAGACTTCTTCCAACATCAACCATTACTCCTTTGTCATTTCTGAGgaataataacaacaaccaaatCAGAGATTCGTTAACAGGAAATTAATCGAACAGATAAGTTCAATCTACTTGTTGTCATTCACCATAATAATTGATTAATTTATGGTTTTCGGGaaaaatattttagggttttcatagaCTCAAATTCGAGATTTCTTTCTAGTTTACGATATGATTTGAAACCTAAGATCCAATTTGCGattatcatcttgagaagaaaatcTTTGGAATAGGACAATTTTTTTGGAGCTGCTCGTCGTTGAGAGTTAGTATATCTCTCAAGCTTTCATCGTAATCCAAAACTAGAGTTCAGTTTTGAAAACAGTGTATCTTAACTTGAAAACCCATCAAATTATTTTGAATTTGATGCATTTTTGTAATCCGCACTTATACTTATACTTGAGACGAATTGCATCAGTTCTTGTATGTAGTGAAGTAATAAAGTAATCAACTATTGAATTTCagtaactaattaagaaaattatggttTCATATTCTCAGAACGATTATAAAGGCCTCCTGAATCGGAATTTAGATTGATGAAGAAGGAACTTGTGAGATCAAGGATTAGCAGTAGCTGTAAATATGTGAATGCATGATCACTTGAAGATGCAACTGCTTTGATTTTCCATGTATGGGAGCAGCATACAACACCGCAAAGAGTGGTGTTGGTATAACATCTATGGAGTACCCATTAGAAGTCAAGTAGCAGATACAATAAGTTGGGAAGCCGCAACTGTCATCAGCATCCGTGAAACAATTGAGATCAAAAGAGAAACACATTTCAAATGAGTGAAGTATTATGATCCACCTGTTTTGTAAAGCACTAAGAGCACTCGCGCCCTTCgtcgctttgttaccaaggtaacaattATTTCAAAccatgatttaaagactatataaaggagaactctaacaactgggaaacctaatccccacacctcctgtgtgatactagttgcgactagagttgattctcctttaatcttagtttttcaggaaaccctgtaggttaacgacttaaagaattcattgggattgtgaagccagaaccaactactttctctgtagttgtgtgttctgatcttgttttgttctatcgtgattgagtactatcttctctaagatttactcgagatttaatctcttatagacaagataaaaagtagtcacaaacatcttcgtctcatcttttgtggttccacaatatcttgtttcgctaccatacaattaagattattgtgaggtgattgatatttctatcatattcttcgggaatataagtacggtatatcaattggttcttgttcaccttgatttatcaaaaaatggaacaaaacttgtaggtttatctgtgggagacagatttatctattcaatagacttttatgagtgagacatattggtttatcaatttttcaactttgggtcgtagcaactcctagttgtgggtgagatcagctaagagaatcaagtgcgtagagtcctgctgagattcagagacgtaaggagcgcaactgtaccttgatcagtgtgagattggttaggtctcaactacgttccggtccgaagttaacttggagtaggctattgtctgtagcgtcttaatacagtgtggttttcaaatatggactaggtctcgggggttttctgcatttttgttttcctcattaacaaaacttctggtgtatgtgttatttcttttctgcattatatttgtttatataattgaaatatcacaggttgtgcgtaagttcaatcaattgagaatccaacctttggttgttattatattgattgacactttaacattggtctttggtaccgttcaagttgtttcacataataatcaggcttgcggaattctatctgtttgattttttgattacattgtgaaacaaagatacaaactcttggatatatttccattgattg
This portion of the Papaver somniferum cultivar HN1 chromosome 11, ASM357369v1, whole genome shotgun sequence genome encodes:
- the LOC113322709 gene encoding EEF1A lysine methyltransferase 4-like isoform X1; its protein translation is MTLGTTTQASYTQDPGPFDWYQKYPALSPLLHLYVPLHNRVLVIGCSNAAISEDMANDGFEDIVNIDISSVVIEAMQTKYQDIPALKYIQMDVRDMSGFESGSFDAVLDKGTPDSIMCGHNSLENASKMLEEVGRVLKGNGVYILITYGAPAYRLPMLKKLSLWTIKLHVVEKPMADGNAEQIKWELTNPVSLDETGSSVETALGRTPEVHFIYVCTKDESLQSSSSKQEIEF
- the LOC113322709 gene encoding EEF1A lysine methyltransferase 4-like isoform X2, giving the protein MTLGTTTQASYTQDPGPFDWYQKYPALSPLLHLYVPLHNRVLVIGCSNAAISEDMANDGFEDIVNIDISSVVIEAMQTKYQDIPALKYIQMDVRDMSGFESGSFDAVLDKGTPDSIMCGHNSLENASKMLEEITYGAPAYRLPMLKKLSLWTIKLHVVEKPMADGNAEQIKWELTNPVSLDETGSSVETALGRTPEVHFIYVCTKDESLQSSSSKQEIEF